A portion of the Nitrospira defluvii genome contains these proteins:
- a CDS encoding DUF502 domain-containing protein, translated as MTSSHRLGRIFLTGLIVLVPAWTTFLILAALFETLDSLLLDLIGRQIQPYAPGLGVLLLLGMVLIVGAIATQVIGQRFVHWTETTLERIPLIRSIYLTLKSMTDLLNYRARFGQSTVVAFPFPRDGLWALGFVMGSPPPALQIAPMVELVMVFVPTAIHPFTGYLAMIPKSQLHPLNLLPEEALKLEFSAGLYRPLQGWLTSPAQKPS; from the coding sequence GTGACTTCTTCTCATCGGCTTGGACGCATCTTTCTGACGGGGCTTATCGTGCTGGTCCCGGCATGGACCACCTTTCTGATCCTGGCGGCCCTGTTCGAGACATTGGATTCACTCCTACTCGACCTAATCGGACGACAAATCCAGCCCTACGCTCCCGGCCTCGGCGTCCTGCTGCTCCTCGGCATGGTCCTCATCGTCGGCGCTATCGCCACGCAAGTCATCGGGCAACGATTTGTCCATTGGACCGAAACGACACTCGAACGGATTCCGCTGATCCGCAGCATCTATCTGACGCTCAAGAGTATGACGGACCTCCTCAACTATCGAGCCCGCTTCGGGCAAAGTACCGTCGTGGCGTTTCCCTTTCCACGGGATGGGCTGTGGGCGCTCGGCTTCGTGATGGGCTCGCCGCCGCCGGCACTGCAAATCGCCCCGATGGTCGAACTCGTCATGGTGTTCGTGCCGACGGCCATCCACCCCTTTACCGGATATTTGGCCATGATCCCCAAATCTCAGCTGCACCCGCTGAACCTCCTGCCGGAAGAGGCCTTAAAGCTGGAGTTCTCCGCAGGATTGTACCGTCCATTACAAGGCTGGCTCACCTCACCGGCACAGAAACCCTCATGA
- a CDS encoding GNAT family N-acetyltransferase, whose translation MIPAERLCVRPARVEDLDILTTFSAAMAWETEQRRLDLTRLRQGTQAVIDRPERGQFYVTELRQEPPADTVIVGQLLITYEWSDWRNAQFWWIQSVYVTPHWRRHGVYRAMHRTIVELARSRTDVCGVRLYVEGDNAIAKQVYERVGLFSSTYRIYESDFVLPGHNAPGQNP comes from the coding sequence ATGATCCCCGCCGAACGATTGTGCGTCCGCCCAGCGAGGGTGGAAGACTTGGACATCCTCACCACATTCAGCGCCGCCATGGCCTGGGAGACGGAACAGCGTCGGCTCGACCTCACGCGACTGCGACAGGGTACGCAAGCCGTGATCGATCGCCCTGAACGGGGACAATTTTACGTGACGGAGTTGCGCCAGGAGCCTCCGGCCGATACAGTGATAGTGGGGCAACTGCTGATCACCTACGAATGGAGCGACTGGCGGAATGCCCAATTTTGGTGGATCCAAAGCGTCTATGTGACGCCTCACTGGCGACGGCATGGCGTTTATCGAGCTATGCATCGCACCATCGTCGAACTCGCCCGCTCGCGAACCGATGTGTGCGGCGTCCGTCTGTACGTGGAGGGGGACAACGCCATCGCCAAACAGGTGTATGAACGCGTCGGACTCTTCTCGTCGACCTACAGGATCTATGAATCGGACTTCGTGCTACCCGGCCACAATGCCCCTGGACAAAATCCCTGA
- a CDS encoding TIGR00730 family Rossman fold protein, which produces MGAGLSDESPNHHASATSSSYIPADRDTDFLQRDELRPLRLGLELLKPELIQTEQGIRSTIVVFGSARLLEPSRARQALQEATAALTAAPHDRGRQQRVAVAERRLALAQYYDIAREFGHLVSSTCQIDGQCDYVIVTGGGPGIMEAANRGAADAGAKSMGLNITLPHEQQPNPYITPDLCFQFRYFALRKMHFLLRARALVVFPGGFGTLDELFETLTLLQTGKTRNITVVLMGRAYWERLINWTLLVEEGLIGADDLSLFHFAETAQQAWDLISRTHGGPSAR; this is translated from the coding sequence ATGGGTGCAGGGCTTTCCGACGAGTCACCAAACCATCACGCCTCTGCCACGTCATCCTCCTACATCCCGGCTGATCGAGACACCGACTTTCTGCAGCGCGATGAGTTGCGTCCGCTGCGTCTCGGGCTGGAGTTACTCAAACCGGAATTGATTCAAACCGAGCAGGGCATCCGCTCGACGATCGTCGTCTTCGGCAGTGCGCGCCTCCTCGAACCGTCGCGTGCTCGACAGGCACTGCAGGAGGCCACCGCAGCACTGACGGCTGCCCCTCATGATCGAGGACGACAGCAACGCGTCGCGGTCGCCGAACGGCGACTGGCCCTCGCCCAGTACTACGACATCGCTCGCGAGTTCGGCCACCTGGTCTCGTCCACCTGTCAAATCGACGGGCAATGCGACTACGTCATCGTCACCGGCGGAGGTCCCGGCATCATGGAAGCCGCTAATCGAGGCGCGGCGGATGCCGGCGCCAAATCGATGGGGCTGAACATCACCCTGCCCCACGAACAACAACCCAACCCCTACATCACGCCGGACCTCTGCTTTCAATTTCGCTACTTCGCTCTGCGCAAAATGCACTTCCTCCTTCGCGCCCGGGCACTGGTCGTTTTCCCCGGCGGATTCGGCACGCTCGACGAACTCTTCGAAACACTTACGCTGCTGCAGACCGGCAAAACCCGCAATATCACCGTTGTGCTGATGGGCCGAGCCTACTGGGAGCGCCTCATCAACTGGACACTCCTGGTCGAGGAGGGCCTGATCGGGGCGGATGACCTCTCGTTGTTCCATTTCGCAGAAACGGCCCAGCAAGCCTGGGACCTCATTAGCCGAACCCATGGAGGCCCCTCCGCACGATGA
- a CDS encoding MBL fold metallo-hydrolase RNA specificity domain-containing protein yields MKLSFHGAARSVTGSRHLLEMPGSKILLDCGLFQGQRQEADRQNRFLGFEPRAINAVLLSHAHIDHSGALPVLGKHQFRGDVHMTRATADLTAVMLEDSARLQENDCAYLNRKENRRGKRCLQPFYEPSDARAIIRRFVGTRYGDTVKVTPRVTASFHDVGHILGSAAIRLKYSARGNSTTVLFSGDLGRAQMPILRDPAPPPSCDVLIIESTYGDRVHEEVGEALTRKAQQLVAHAKAHNSKIIVPAFALGRTQELVMRIKQLVAEGRIDPLPIYIDSPLASRVTDVFRKHPECYDEETYRTFTSEGDPFAARYIRYVSSPDESKRLNSLKGPCIIIASSGMCEGGRVVHHLKHAIQDEANTIAIVGFQAEHTLGRRLVEGWDVVPIFGIPTPRRAQVVVFNGLSAHADRNDLLAYVRAITPAPQQVFVVHGEEKQALSLGAAIQAEHPHMSIVVPTKESSYDI; encoded by the coding sequence ATGAAACTCTCATTTCATGGGGCCGCTCGATCGGTGACCGGCAGTCGTCATCTGCTGGAAATGCCCGGCAGCAAAATTCTCCTGGATTGCGGACTCTTTCAGGGACAGCGACAAGAAGCGGATCGGCAAAACCGATTTCTCGGGTTCGAGCCACGCGCGATCAACGCCGTCCTGCTCTCGCATGCTCATATCGATCACTCCGGCGCGCTGCCCGTGCTTGGCAAGCACCAGTTTCGCGGAGACGTCCACATGACCCGCGCGACCGCCGATCTTACCGCCGTGATGCTCGAAGACTCGGCCCGCCTGCAAGAGAATGATTGCGCCTATCTGAACCGAAAGGAAAACCGCCGCGGGAAGCGCTGTCTGCAACCGTTCTATGAACCCAGCGATGCACGCGCCATCATCCGCCGATTTGTCGGCACCCGGTATGGCGACACCGTCAAGGTTACGCCCCGCGTCACTGCCTCATTCCATGATGTGGGACACATTCTCGGCTCTGCAGCGATTCGCCTGAAGTACTCGGCCCGCGGCAACAGCACCACCGTCCTTTTTTCCGGAGACCTGGGCCGCGCCCAGATGCCGATTCTCCGTGACCCGGCACCGCCGCCCAGTTGCGATGTGCTGATCATTGAATCCACCTACGGCGACCGAGTACATGAAGAAGTCGGCGAGGCGCTCACAAGGAAAGCCCAACAGCTGGTCGCCCATGCAAAGGCACACAACAGCAAGATCATCGTGCCCGCCTTTGCCCTCGGACGGACGCAGGAGCTCGTGATGCGGATCAAGCAATTGGTAGCCGAGGGACGAATCGACCCGCTGCCGATTTACATCGACTCCCCGCTGGCATCGAGAGTCACGGACGTGTTCCGGAAGCACCCCGAATGTTATGACGAGGAAACCTATCGCACCTTCACATCGGAAGGGGATCCGTTTGCCGCCCGCTACATCAGGTACGTATCATCACCGGACGAAAGCAAACGCCTGAACTCGCTGAAAGGTCCTTGTATCATCATCGCTTCCTCAGGCATGTGCGAGGGAGGACGCGTTGTGCATCACCTGAAACATGCGATCCAAGACGAAGCCAACACGATCGCCATCGTTGGGTTTCAGGCCGAACATACGCTGGGACGCAGGCTGGTCGAGGGGTGGGATGTGGTCCCGATCTTCGGCATTCCGACACCGCGCCGGGCACAGGTCGTGGTCTTCAATGGACTCTCCGCCCATGCGGACCGGAACGACCTGCTGGCCTATGTGCGAGCTATTACACCGGCCCCCCAGCAGGTGTTCGTCGTCCACGGGGAAGAAAAACAGGCACTCTCACTCGGGGCCGCCATTCAAGCGGAACATCCGCACATGTCCATAGTGGTGCCTACAAAAGAGAGTAGTTACGACATCTAG